ACCCTACAATGAATTACTCATGACTGTAGTGTGTGGTTCACCTGAAGGGGTGCTTCCTGTGAGCATGACAAAGTTGAATAATCTAATTCAATAATGAAAGAACTCACAGGGTGTAGTTTTGATTTTCTCATCGTTGAGTCTTCAAATAAAATATACAGCCCAACGGGGACGATGAGTCAACTGATCTGTATGTGACCACAACCGTCTGCTTTGTAAATGCAAGTTTAGGTTCCTTTTTACTCACCTCTTAAGAATGAGAATAACATTGTTGGGGGGtaaatttgattttaatttCAGAGGCAGTTTGACATCTATCATAACAGATCCTCATACTTGACCTTCACTTCGCCCACAGAATGTCAATAACAGGAAAAACAAGGTAAACTCATTTTGTTTTCCTGGTTGACCAAGGAGGAAGGATGAAATTGAATTAAAACGTATCTACATACGACAAAACGATGAAATacctaaaatgagggaaacttaGTTGCAGCCTTGGTGACGAGTGTCCTTCACACATTTAGATTAGAGGGGCGTTAAGTTTGTTTGGTTAGCAAAGTTGTTGACAGTCAAGCAAAAAAACAGTAGAACCTGCTTGGTTTACcggaaaaaacatatttttctctTAACTCTGATTCACTCTGCGAGACTGTTTAACTCGTTTGTACAGTTCGTTGAAAGCAGGCAGGGAGTCGTGCTCGGATGAGCTAACACCAAAAGGCTAACTCAGTCTGAAGATTCCGCAGCTAGCGTCTGTTAGCAGGAAAGCGCACTGTCTGTTGTTATCAGCGCTTTAAGCTAGTTGGTTAAAGAAAACAGATGTGAGCCGCTGCTAAGCTGCTTCTGACTGCGTTACCTTGACAGAGTCCACGGGGTACATCACCGTATGCTCCAGTATGCCTGCCACAGCTCCTGCTGTCATGTGGGTCGTCACAGAGACATGAGGTGGCAAGCTCTCGTAGTCCCCGTCGCTACTGACAGCCTCCTCGTCTTTGCCTGTGATCTGCGACATCTCCACCGCTGCCACCGCACGGTCCGAGCTCAACTCCATGCGCGGTGACCTCCCACAGGTGGTCTCCCCGGACGAGGTGTCACTCAGAGAGGAATCGGCGGCATGGACAACCACAACATCATCTCTACTTTACTGGCGCTCCTGCACCCGTGTGACGTTGATCGTCTGGGGGCGTGGCTTGCAAGGAAAAGAGCCAATCATTCCTAGTTACCGAGTGAATTGGGTGGGCTTTCAGTTTGAGCGGCCAATGAAAAGTTCCCGTACTAGATTCCTCTTGATCCTCACAACTGCCGGTGCAACAATTTGTGCATCCATGAGTTTTTTGAATGGGTTTGACAAAAGTGTAATCGCCCTGTGCTGCTCGATTAGATAAGCAGGTGTGGTCTTCCTATCAGGCGGCACATGTTTAttaatcccacaaaaaaagtgtGGCGCTTTCTTTTGCCAGAGTGACATATCTACAACTTGTGGTTTATTCATGTGACTTTGGTACAAAGTTAAATAAATTTGCTGAAACTTGAGCTGCTTAGGCAAAAAATAAGGTCAAATACAAAATAACATGCTTCAGTTTAGTCTTTGATATGCTCTAAAGGATTAAATTATTAGTCATATTGCCCAAAAGTGATGAAATCAACAGTAACCCAAAACATGAAGTTTTCCAGAATCATATGAAAGATTATAATTCTTTTGCATGAACATGTACTTACATATGTTGTGCTGAATATATCCTATCTTAGATCCTATCTTTATTTGTCAACTGACAAATAAAGCTCTGGAATACATCTTGGGAACCAAAAAAAGTACCACATTTCACCTCTAAAATGGAGTGCAATTTGAATAGAGACATGAAATAGTATCACCAGCAACTACATTCAACTCAAACACACTGATCTGCAAACATCATCCCTGCAAGTCATGTGAAGAGTCATGAAATAGCCTGAAGTAACGACCAAAGTCTCTAATCAAAGAGAATCACCACATCTATGCTTCTGTTCCAGCTCATCGCATCTTTTACGTTTAATTATTTAGGGGTTTTGTCTGTGCCTTCCCATCTCCTGTTGCGAGGCAGAAGGTAAAGTTTCACTGTGATATTCAGATGGATCACAGCTTTTGTCGAGGAAATCCTCTGATTCGGTTGAGCATGCAGAAGATTTCCTCGGCCTTTGTCCATCCATTCCCTTCCTTACTCCACTGAGAGAGATCttggcttttctttcttccaaTTCCAATTTTGTGATCCATACTTTActcattttacaccaataaaTAAAGGTTCTCTCGTTAAATTATTGGGAGAAAAATATCACTCGTAATTAGAGGAACAAGTTTGGCTTGGAGACTATCTTGCGCCACCAACCATTGAAACGTAAGCTCTACACAACAAGCACGCTGCCGGGTAACTGTGGGTGTTGGCAAAGCTGTGACACATCAGTGACTCAGCATTACGGGAGCCACacatcttaaagggacacttgtTCCAGTGGTGTTGTTACATCTGAAATCCACATACCCAGTTCAGAAACTACAGTCAGACCTGTACGAATGTCTGTGATAACACTTTATCCCACTGTATGTGACACATGACCCAGTTATTATTGTTAAAAATGTTCTTCTGTGGGAACATTTACTTCTCAAACACATCTGACGCTTAGTGTTAACAAATTATCCAGTTTGTAGCTGGCATATAAAAGCCCTGGATTATTTCAACATGttaatttcattatttttttttttttaccatgctAAGATTAGCTGTAGTctttaattcagttcaattatGCGTCTGGTATTCGAGTGACAAATCCCAGTTAAtcgaaaaagaaagagaaaaaacaactaCTTTCTACAACTCTCTCCCCTATGAGGGCATGAAAAGTTGGAAAGCTGTCAACATCATGACATAAACTGAAAAATTATATCAATTTCAGCTTGAAAGAAAAGCACAAATTGTTGTCTTTAACTGGTCAGTCTCTTTCAAAAAGACTTAAGTGTCAGAAAGTGACAGTAGCGTGATCAATCAAAAGGCCGAATCAATAGTAGAACGGACAAAGCAAAGAAGAGTTGATAACATGACATTTCAAACCAGAGGGACCGCGGGCTTGAATATGCAGTGGTGCCTGAGAGGTTGTGATCCCTTTCAAATTCCTcaaattcttcagttcatacatTGCACAGTTTCTTtcaagtctaaaaaaaaagtagatcAAAAGGAACTATTCAAACAAACAAGACAGACGGTGTTACACTTGTTGACACTTGTTGCACatagtctttcttttttctttaagaaaATGATCCTGGAATATCTGTGAGAAAAAGAAACCATTGTTCTCAGTATCTGTTGTGATGAGGAAAAAGAAGGGTTCTTTGTGTCACTTCCTGAACTTgggttttcccttttttctctgTACTTAGAAATAACTGATCACGATTTCAGATCATTTtctcagaagaagaaaaagtcaGTGGAGCAGCAAAGTGATTCATTTTTGCTGCTCCGCTGGTACAAAACAAATCtctacactggcttccagtcagtcacagaatagatttaaaagcctgctgatggtttacaaatcccagaatggtttaggcccaaaatacatctgtgatatgttcagagaatataaacctagcagagctgttagatccaaggactcaggtcagctggtccagtccagagtccagactaaacatggagaagcagcatttagctgttatgctgcaaacaagtggaacaaactgccagtggagattaaactctcaccaaatgtagacatttttaaatccaggttaaagacatttcttttctcatgtgtctatgcatgaaatctgcacgatatcttttaatgtatctggactgttgctttttttaaattaatttaaattattttatttgtttctctttatattcttttatgtatttttaatgcttcttacacacttgtacatgaaatgtgctgtacaaataaatattACTTTGACTACATTGAATGCGTTTTGGCTGTCTGTCCAtcctttttttccatacctgctTAATACAATTCAGGGCTTTGGGGTGGAAGCAAGAGAcaggatacaccctggacagatcaCTCAGCcctccatcacaggaccacacaAGCAGCCACGCACACTCACTCCTGGgttcaatttagagacaccaattaacctgacatgcctgtgggaggaagccggagagaacccacacttAAGCAGGGAGAGTATGCAAactcacagaaaggccccagaaccaggaaccctcttgctgtgaggcaacagtgccaCCCACCACACAGTCCTGTTTCTATTTCTCTCTTGGTGAGTCTTTAGAATCAAACTATAAAACCATCTACTGTGCAGCCCTTGTGCTGAGCTCATGCAGTCAATATTAGTTTCATGTGGAACGTTACACTTGAATGATGTAAACTAAACTCGACTTTCAGATTCACTCAGATGAAGAATGATTAGTTTGATCTCTTACTCATAAAACGGACAAGTTTCCCATAAAACCTTTATTACTATATTGCAGTGTTACAACGGTTATTTCACATTTACTTGTGAAAACATTTTATCAGATCATTTAAATAACAGGGCACATGCTCTAATGTACAATCCCCTCACAGTACTGATATGGCAGCTTCTGAAAATGAAGCCCAACTTCAGTATATGCAACAGTGTCCAACTTAACCGTCAGACAAGACAAAGAATTTCAGCAGGGCCTTAAGAGAGATTGATTCTCATGTCAAAAGGTCAAATGGGTTTTGGAGAATTTTCCCAACAGTGGCAAGACATGTATTGCACTAGTGTAGCATTTAAAGGCTTCTTGTCTCGCGACATAATTCTGCAGAACAGTGTGggagacatacatacatacacaggaaaataaaaatataataaaaacatTCCAGCTGGGACGTACAGTTCAACTGCATTACAAAGTGCTTCTTCCACTAAGAGTAAATCATACTGCATTTGAGGTTTCTGTAATAGTGAGTTCTTACTCTATTcactgtgagaaaaaaaaagagaaatatatgATTAAACTATCACGCTCACAACAAGAGACAAATAAAAAGGTCGAAAGGCAAACACCCACACATAAATACCAAATTATCATGGTAGAACTTGTCCAACATTGGGATTTTCAATGCATACACTTAAGTCTTTATTTGGGTATGTATCAACCAGAGGGAGAAGTACCACTATGTTTGtttgaggtgcccttgagcaaggcacccttACCCCCAAGCTCCCCGGGCGCGCttattggctgcccaccgctccagagaatggcatctgtctcaatgtgtgtgtgaccgTGCGCGTGCATGCGtcttcaacaggtgccaacctggatgggtcaaaCGCGGAGGAGTAATTTCCTGTTAACATTCGTCTGTACCAGATaataaagtaatcttaatctTCAATAAAAAGACAGGACACTTGAAGGCAGCTGCCATTTGACAAAGTGTATTGCAGGTAAAAAGAATAaactcaaaaaaatatgttttaataaCTAAACAAAATAACTTAAACTCAATTCTTGTATTAAGTCTTAAGACTCGTGAAAGATTATCCAAATCTCAATATCCTCCCTCAACACACTGTGGGGTGCAGCCTTGAGAAGGAGTGAAGATTTGGTTTTGGGAGAGTCAGAAACGCTGTCCAGACTGTACAAAGTTTAGAGATTGATGGGGAGTGTTGGCGAGCCCAGACCCTGTTCCAACCACGGGGCCGAGGAGGGTGTGTAGCGCTGAACTGTGTGCCGATGAATGCGGCGGAGTCGCAGTAAGTACAGCATGATGGACAGCAACACAATGAAGAAACAAGCCAGGAATAAGTAGTGGTTGTTGACGAAGGAGAAGCTGTGTCGCCAGTGAGAATGTGCCCCTTTGAGACTCTCCTGTTGGATGTCCCTGgaagaggccaaaacaaaaacaacccgCACAGATCAGTTCTGAACAGAAAGATCAtgccaaaagaaaaaaggcagtTCAGATCCTGTTAACCACAAGACCAAATGAACTTGATAGAACTTTTTGTCTCCCCAAAGGTATTTGAAGGCTTACTTAAATTTCTTAAGCCACCATCTGAGCAGCATGTCACGAGGCTTAAACCTGCCAAATTTCAATCCACTTTACAATCTGTTACACCCTCAGCTTGTGTGGTCCCAGAGGACCCTACTGTGACGGGAAGAGCCACAAACGCAGGTTTGAGTATTTCAACAAGAGATAATAATTTAGGAATTACAAAATAATTTGGTCAAAAGATATAGATTTAGCTGAAAAACCACTTCATTTATGTCCTTGATTTATCATTCCTTAGAGCCTTCGACTGGAATTCTTTACAATGTTTGAGACTGATGACATTCCCGTTTAACAGAGATATGGTCTCTCGTACATTTAATGCTGTGCATGTTAGTAGTCAGTCCAGAACTAATTGCTCCTCTATCCAGCGTGAAGCTGTATAGATTAACCAGGTCTTTGTCCACCTACACTGAAGAACAGGTTCAACAAGACTGGATTTCAGGGGATCAATTTCACTAGTTTAAATGACTCAGGATTTGATTCGTAGACTGTCAAAGACTGGCACATGTGAGAGGAAAATCCATCTTACCTCAAAGGTAGAAACCGTGTTCTATAAAGTATAGCTCCAAGAGTCCACTGGACCTCCTTATCATAGACCAATAGGGCCGTCTTTAGGTTTTTGTAGATGTTTGGGAAAGAGAAACCCGAGTGCAGCACCTCGTGCATCCATGCAGATTTAAAACACTGATATCTGCAGGCATAAAGACAAACTGGTGACCATCAGTGTTTAATTGGGGTTCGGAAACAGCTCGAAAGTTCTCTACGACTTACTTCAGTCTGTGAACATCTGCATGTGAGGCGTACAAGCCGGAGTCAAAACGTTCCTTCAGTGTCTTCCACTGGGTGGCACAGTAGCCCTGTAAATGTTAAACCACAATGTCAGGAGAGTTTCCACTACTAAAACATGAGTTAGTGGCATATCAACATCCCTGTTCTGCCCTTTCCTTTTTTAACTATACCATTAAACCTCCAGTGGCATTACACAAACGATATTTAAAGGCCAATTACAAACCGTTCTAAATTTCACGAGCTATTTCACAATAACTTTTCATTTATTAGAAAATGCTTGATGAGAACAAtagtgtttgttttctgtgtagCATTTACCTTGGCAGCCTGGGCATATTTGGAAGCATTGTAATCCCCACCCATGCGTAGCACATCCTCTGTGCAGTAGTAGAACTCCGAGAAGCCGTAAAACTGGCTGTTGCTGTAGTCAATTGCTGGCTGGTAGATGCCACTGAGGGAGGTCTGGGTGTCATTGGTGCGGTTGAGGAATGGCTGGAGAATTTGCCTACACTGGTCAAAGTCTCCTGTGCCTCGCAGGTAGAGCCTCTGCGTAGATGTTCCAATCTCATCCTGCAAGTCAGTGGGAAGACAAGGATCCAGGATGGGAGACTCTGCTGTTTGACCAACACGCTGACCTGAAAGCCTGAACAGATGAGCACAGTACAGCTTTAACACTTTCAGCGCGGCATTCAGAGTTCTCAGACACACTGGCAAAGAAGCAAAATGGTACTCGCTTGTTTCGAGAGGCAGCATCTCTGATGAGGCTCTCTTCGTATCTTTGGCGTGCTGCATTTCCGCCATAGCCCAAGAAAGTAGACACGTAAACACGGTAAACATGCTCCGTGTGATGCGCGTCACACCCCAAGTTGAACTCCGCCAGTAAGTTCTTGGCAACTTCCTCCTAAGAAACAAATCAGCCTAAGAGATCATGTCATCCTcataatatatgtatatgtgcatCCAAACAATttaacactcacacaaacattaAATACTAAAGCAGGAAAACCATTTTACAAATGCATACAGAACTGTTCAAAAGTCTTGAGCAAtgcctcatttcttcatatattgccaggaaaatgtttttttttactaagcTGTCTTACTGGCTCCTCCCTTGAGTTAGATGACTTTTTTACACTATAATGGATAATACGTTAGTATTAGCTGGctttagaaagaaaaagaaaaatggtcaGCAACATGGACCAGACTGAAAATGAGCAATTAAAAGATCACTTTAAGATTACAAGTATTCATTTGGCTTCTTAGATGCAAAATATCAAAGAGATGATCGGTGCCTCAAGACATTTGCGCAGCACTGCGAAAAGCTAAATCTATTTTTTTCTACACCGATGTATCCTAGATTCTATCAAACAAAATgacatcatgttagcatcatgttgttTAAAGAAAAACGAGAGCATGCATGCCTGCCATCATACATAAATCAATGCAACACAGGAATTTTTGACACAGAAGGCATCTTAGAAGCCATCAATAGAAGTCAATTAATATTCCCAGTTTTAAATCCTGCCATGGAGCCAGGCAGCAGGCTTACAGTATGCCTTCAATAGTGAGGAATGGAGAGTAGATCATCTCCACAGGACAAAATGGTGCATAGAGGTTTAAACCAGGGAATGAGAGACATTGgaaggaggaagaagaacaCAGTGTGAGTGACAAAAACCAAAGATGGCACAAAAACAGAATTGGTTGTGGATAATAACCTGCTGTGGCGAGGAAAAGCTTACAGTTTTGGGCACTTCGTATGCAATCTGTGTGGAAACACCACCCATGTCCAGGACACCAGCAGTTCTTTTCCTCATCAGCGCTTCCTGCTGATCGTTGCCTGGAACATGTACCTCCACTACAGCGTCCCCATCTTGTGAGATTAACAGCAGAGAAACAAGCGTGTTGGGCAGCGACTGCACATCATGTCATGATGGTGCCACTGGAGAAAACTGAGTCTACTTGGGTTAGCTAACATGTGGCACAACGACCGTTTAACAGCAAAACTATAATTCATCTTCAGACGGTACACTAGCGTTAGTCCTTACCATTGTGCACATGGTTAAATCTTCCAAGGACGAAGTTTATTCCAATCCATGCATAGACGCCTAGAACCAATGAATACATGTTTGATAAAGTTATTGTAATTCGGTGAGAATGAATCAATTAATCAGACCTCCTGCAACGTATTAAATAAGTAATAACCTAGTTTTATAGGTTTAGCCATTCTATAAAGTTCACATTATCTATAAAGCCTTAACTGCATCAGATTTTAGCCGAGAATGCTAATTATAGTCACAGCCCACAGTAAATTTCCCATTTACTTACCTTCTTGTTTCCCAGAAATCACTTCCACATGGGAATCAGAGAAGAGAAAGTTGAAGTGGACTGGAATATCTGTGCGCAGATCCTCAAGAAGTGCCTCTTGTTGACTGAGAATAAacacacaagaacacaataAACACTTGTTTTTCCCTTTTGAGAGTACTTTGAGTCTGTTCCCTTTGAGCGTGAAGTcaaaacttttcccaaagccggATAAACATCTTCTGAGGTTATGCCCTTTCGATTTTTACCTCTCGGGTAggattctcatcccagctgtGCACAGGATGTACAGGGGAGTTTCTTGGTGCTTATTTTTGGGAATGTGTTGAGCTGCGAAACTTAGAAGAGGGTATATATAGTCACTGGCTTTCTCAGGTGTTTTAGCCAATTCAGAGATgcctaaaagaaaaacacaaagaccAAAATAATACTTTGACGTGAGCATATATTGGTCTTTTACTGGTTTGCTTTAGACAATATTTTGTAAATTCTTTCTTTATAAATTTTGCAATGGCTTTAAACGAACTACAAACAGATTAAAACTGTGCGCCCGCTCCTTTAAACAATGTCTGAATAAATAATAAGCCGAATACTGAGCATCTTACCAGGCTTGATCTTCATGACCACTGGTTTGCGGTGTTGATCTCGCATTTGCCGGATGTCCAGCAGTTCATGGGGATTACCGTTGTGCCGGGGCCAGCAGTACACAAATACTCTGGAGCCGCTGCTGCCACAGTCCACAACCAGACCATAGTTCAGGTCGGGGTTGCTTGTATCGGTTGCATCCACATCAGTGACCCTCGCAAGGTGCCTTTTGAACGACGGACAAAGATTGATGTGAACATGACATTTGCCTTCAGAATACTGGCACTTCGATGGTAGATGTTTGAGTACCTGTGGAAGCGATTTTCCCTCCTGATCCAGCTGGCATGTCCCTTTCCAGCAACAAGCAGCAGGTAGAGTAGCCCTATGACGCAGATCACCAGGCCGATGAAGAGCAGCTGTCTGAGGGAAGGTACCAGAAGCCGAGGAAGAACTTGGGATGACAGGCTGAAATGCCACGAGGCCGGGAAAAGGCACGAAAAGCTAATCCtgtaaacaaattaaagaaAAGAGAGCCTCATCAAATTATGCCCAAATGTCGCAGACACGTGGAGGGAAAGTGAATCAAACGGAATCATCACGGATTATATCAAACCTACCTTCCCATAATGCAGATTGTCCTCTTCTTATTGGTTTATTAATATGTCGGCTGAAAAAGGGAGAGCTGGCAAATTCCACAGTTCCATCTCCCCTTTGGCTCATTTAACATCGTGACCTTTTGGAGCGAAATATAGTCAAATTCAGGGTTATTCTGGTGAGAGCTGCTGTCTTCTGAGCTCCGGAAAGGCCTAACGTTACACTTACTAGTGCATACAAAATGTTCACACTGCGACCAAACATATCGATGCCGGTGTACAATTTCGAGCTGGAGACGCAAATTAGTCGCATTAGAAGTACGGTAAAAGAGCCACTTTAGACGAACACGAAGTAGTTAACAAATAGTTAAACGTCAGCATTTTCAGGTAAGTAACTACCTAGTTAGTCTGGCTGAAGAAGCTAGCGGAAAAGAGCAGGAACTCTAATATTTCATCTACTGTCACTTTCATAACAGTAACGTGTTCGTAACCGATTATTTATTTCATACTTACCaacaaaatagaaaatgaaGCTTTTCCTAGAAAGATAAACATGAGCAGCCAGCTGCTCACCGCTGGCTAACTGACATTAAACTGGTGGCACGGCTCCGGTGAGTGACGTGTTAGCACGTCCACGGTATGTTGGATTTTTTTGTCCGCGTATCCCGGACCAGAAGCAACCGGGTTTGTAACCATTAAAAGCCTATCCTTCTTCCACCCTGAGGCTGTGGGCCAGCTGGAATCCAAGATTTGACATTGCAGCAATACTTTTTGTGGGATACTGCCAtgaaaatcaaacaaaacaaataagatACTCAGTGAAAGAGTAGTTCTCACAATATAATCAAACACGTATCTAAGTCCCTGCACTGTTATACCACAACATACCACATATGTTCCTGTTAGCTTGTCTTCATGTATCccaaatgtttatttatttttttccccctaaagAGATCGACATATTGCATTTCTACTTGCTATCAACAATTGCCCCGTAGAGATGAGTAATACCAACCACCTAAAATCATGAAactcattttcttcttttacacTTAATACAGTGTTACAACTAGGATTGTGGCTCACGGCTGCCACCCACTGCCCAGAGCGGTTCCCGTGGACCACGAACACGTCAACCTTTCTTACGATTACATAAATACATTTCTCAATTTTGTCAGAGCCtggtgtgtgtatctgtgtgttaCTGCATTTTTCTTCTCAACAATAATATTAAATTTTCTTTTCTGACTATATGTCAAGTTAAGGCAAACATTATCTTATAAATTCATttttgaaaaactttttttttcctttatgtaACATGGTATTATGTGGTCGTATGACATTGTGTAGCAATGTGCAAACAATTTGAAGCAACTGTGCACCGatacattacacattacacatcACACTACAATCTGGTTCTCCACACCTCCTCTCAGGAGGCTGAAGATGAACTGCAGGAATGCTTTGGATCCACAGACTGGAATGCACTCTGTGAGCCTCGTGGAGATGATATCAATGCCTTGACCGAGTGTGTGACAGACAACATTTACTTCTGTGTGGAGAGTGTTATTCCCACAAGGACAGGAAGGTGCTTCCCcaacaacaaaccctggatcaccagtgacctgAAAAATCCtactgaaaataaaaaggaaagggAGACAGGGAGTCATTGAGGACCTTTCAAAAACAAccgaagaagaagacaacagagCGCAAGGAGGTGTAGAAAAAAAGGTGGAAAGAAAACTTCAGCAAAATAGCatgagatgtgtggtcagggatGAAAAAGATCACAGGTTTTAAGGTGAAGGGAGATCAGACTGATGGAAGCctggacagagccaatgagctgaACATGTATTTGAATAGATTCAGCTCAGATTGACACTCAGCATGCTCCTCCCCTGCCTCCAGAAACACACACCTCACACACTGCGTTTACCCACATCCACCCTGTCAGACCTCCATGTCACCCACCACCTCAGTTGTGGATAATAATACAACCTCACCAATATTTCTCCCCACATCAGGACACACTGAAACCTCCTCTGGGTTGGTGTTAAAGATGCCATCATCTACCTGCTTCACTGAGGCcactctcatctggacaaagcaggcagcatggtgaggatcatgttctttgatttctccagtgcttttAATACAAATCAGTCTGCACTGCTATGTAAGAGGCTGCAGAAGATACAGGTGGATGCCTCCACATGCAGCCTTGATAATGAGTTTgggttgtgtgtctgagaaggggtcagcagcacaggagcactgCAGGTTTTTAGCTCTGTCATCTCCAGAAATACTCAGATAACGctgcagttgttgggtgtatcagtgatggacaGGAAGATTAGTACAGGGAAATGGTTGAATCCAAGGTGAAGAGATGGAGGTGGTGGAAGAGTACAGATATCTGGTGGTTTACCTGGACAGGAGACTGGgatggaaatgcaacactgaggccgTATGTACATGATATACACTATTATGTatatcttctacaagtctgttgtggaAAGTGCAGTCTGCTTTGTAGCCATCTGTTGGGGCTGCAAcatcagagccagtgactcaaagaaactgagcaaactgatggaaggctggctctgtgctgtggactgctctggagcccctGGAGCTGGTTAACATAAAGAACAGCAACAACCATCCTCTTCATAACATTGTGCTGAAACAACGAAGTGTGATTTGTtcgaggcttcttcagctctgatgCAATAAAGAAAGACACAGGAGGTCCTTCCTGCGAGTAGCAATAACTATTTATAACGAAAGCTATGTCATAACTTGCGTCAATATCGTATAATCCACTTCATTGTGTCAAGAAGGCAAATTAGAATTTTGATGCTTAGAGCAGATGCAGTTTACCGCGAAGGGTTCGTTCGGATTTTGTCCTCGTTGATGTGCCGTCCCATTTAGAAAGAACAGTGACAGACCAGAAAATCAATTGTGTAGCCTGCCTTTATTGCAGATGA
This Odontesthes bonariensis isolate fOdoBon6 chromosome 6, fOdoBon6.hap1, whole genome shotgun sequence DNA region includes the following protein-coding sequences:
- the entpd4 gene encoding ectonucleoside triphosphate diphosphohydrolase 4 isoform X1, whose amino-acid sequence is MGRISFSCLFPASWHFSLSSQVLPRLLVPSLRQLLFIGLVICVIGLLYLLLVAGKGHASWIRRENRFHRHLARVTDVDATDTSNPDLNYGLVVDCGSSGSRVFVYCWPRHNGNPHELLDIRQMRDQHRKPVVMKIKPGISELAKTPEKASDYIYPLLSFAAQHIPKNKHQETPLYILCTAGMRILPESQQEALLEDLRTDIPVHFNFLFSDSHVEVISGKQEGVYAWIGINFVLGRFNHVHNDGDAVVEVHVPGNDQQEALMRKRTAGVLDMGGVSTQIAYEVPKTVSFSSPQQEEVAKNLLAEFNLGCDAHHTEHVYRVYVSTFLGYGGNAARQRYEESLIRDAASRNKLSGQRVGQTAESPILDPCLPTDLQDEIGTSTQRLYLRGTGDFDQCRQILQPFLNRTNDTQTSLSGIYQPAIDYSNSQFYGFSEFYYCTEDVLRMGGDYNASKYAQAAKGYCATQWKTLKERFDSGLYASHADVHRLKYQCFKSAWMHEVLHSGFSFPNIYKNLKTALLVYDKEVQWTLGAILYRTRFLPLRDIQQESLKGAHSHWRHSFSFVNNHYLFLACFFIVLLSIMLYLLRLRRIHRHTVQRYTPSSAPWLEQGLGSPTLPINL
- the entpd4 gene encoding ectonucleoside triphosphate diphosphohydrolase 4 isoform X2 — its product is MGRISFSCLFPASWHFSLSSQVLPRLLVPSLRQLLFIGLVICVIGLLYLLLVAGKGHASWIRRENRFHRHLARVTDVDATDTSNPDLNYGLVVDCGSSGSRVFVYCWPRHNGNPHELLDIRQMRDQHRKPVVMKIKPGISELAKTPEKASDYIYPLLSFAAQHIPKNKHQETPLYILCTAGMRILPESQQEALLEDLRTDIPVHFNFLFSDSHVEVISGKQEGVYAWIGINFVLGRFNHVHNDGDAVVEVHVPGNDQQEALMRKRTAGVLDMGGVSTQIAYEVPKTEEVAKNLLAEFNLGCDAHHTEHVYRVYVSTFLGYGGNAARQRYEESLIRDAASRNKLSGQRVGQTAESPILDPCLPTDLQDEIGTSTQRLYLRGTGDFDQCRQILQPFLNRTNDTQTSLSGIYQPAIDYSNSQFYGFSEFYYCTEDVLRMGGDYNASKYAQAAKGYCATQWKTLKERFDSGLYASHADVHRLKYQCFKSAWMHEVLHSGFSFPNIYKNLKTALLVYDKEVQWTLGAILYRTRFLPLRDIQQESLKGAHSHWRHSFSFVNNHYLFLACFFIVLLSIMLYLLRLRRIHRHTVQRYTPSSAPWLEQGLGSPTLPINL